One Desulfobaculum bizertense DSM 18034 DNA window includes the following coding sequences:
- the dapB gene encoding 4-hydroxy-tetrahydrodipicolinate reductase, producing the protein MSTPIIVMGAHGRMGATIAQLIRNDEAAELAAVCERAGRGEGLELLGCEVGEELGAVLKNHPGAVVIDFTAVQASLSNARVCAEHGNPIVIGTTGFTPAELDELRSIAEKNPTFWAPNMSVGVNVLQQVLPELVKKLGPDYDLEMVELHHNKKKDAPSGTALKLAECLAEARDWDLQEVGNFSREGIIGERPKEEIGVQTIRGGDVVGVHTVYFMGPGERIEVTHHAHSRDTFAQGSIRAAKWLAGQKPGKLYAMADVFA; encoded by the coding sequence ATGAGTACCCCGATTATTGTTATGGGCGCACACGGACGCATGGGTGCAACGATTGCACAGTTGATCAGAAACGACGAAGCCGCAGAACTTGCTGCTGTTTGTGAGCGTGCAGGCCGTGGCGAAGGGCTTGAATTGCTCGGCTGCGAAGTGGGCGAAGAACTTGGCGCTGTGCTGAAAAATCATCCCGGTGCTGTTGTCATTGACTTCACGGCAGTTCAGGCCAGCCTGTCTAACGCTCGTGTGTGTGCAGAGCATGGAAATCCCATTGTCATCGGCACCACGGGATTTACCCCAGCGGAGCTGGACGAGCTGCGGTCCATTGCTGAGAAGAATCCGACCTTTTGGGCGCCGAACATGAGTGTTGGAGTGAACGTCCTTCAGCAGGTCCTGCCTGAGCTGGTGAAAAAGCTTGGCCCTGACTATGATTTGGAAATGGTGGAGCTGCACCACAACAAGAAGAAAGACGCTCCGAGCGGCACCGCGCTTAAGCTGGCTGAATGCCTTGCCGAAGCCCGTGACTGGGATCTTCAGGAAGTAGGGAATTTCTCCCGTGAGGGCATCATCGGTGAGCGTCCCAAAGAAGAAATTGGTGTGCAGACTATTCGCGGTGGCGACGTGGTCGGCGTGCATACCGTGTACTTCATGGGACCCGGCGAACGCATCGAAGTGACGCATCATGCACACTCCAGAGACACCTTTGCTCAGGGGTCTATCCGTGCTGCAAAGTGGCTCGCAGGGCAGAAGCCCGGAAAGCTTTACGCTATGGCCGACGTGTTCGCTTAG
- the ligA gene encoding NAD-dependent DNA ligase LigA, which translates to MSAPQDIVKQVEKLREELEYHNRQYYVLDTPEIEDNEYDALFRQLRALEEQYPELDDPNSPTRRVGGQAAPGFEQQQHSLPMYSLDNVFDLDGWSAFVDRVHRGLDGFGRVAFWVDPKLDGLACEIVYENGQMTLALTRGDGVTGEVVTTNMRTVRNLPLQLKSSPLPTRLEVRGEVVMLKRDFQRLNEMQEEEGNRAFANPRNAAAGSLRLLDSSITAKRRLSFIAYGVGDVAFPEGATPWKTHGEMMAFLEDAGFTVPFQASLCESPEDVAAYYQRLTDERETLPVEIDGVVAKVNSLEAQQALGFTARAPRFAMALKFPAVEAETILESIEIQVGRTGVLTPVAHLQPVEVGGVTVSRATLHNEEEIQKKGLLVGDTVKVRRAGDVIPEVVRPVTEKRTGKEEKFVFPTSCPSCGSSVERLPGEVALRCLNVSCPSVMRRKLTHFVSKAGLDMTRVGVKLVEQLIDKGIVSHPADLFRLHRAELHKLDRMGEKTIDNTMKAIDAARTESSLERLIAAMGIRHVGEQTAKTLARSFEDLEAIGAATVEELTALPDIGPEVAGSIHAFFRNADNHRMIEDFREIGLWPRGGKGEEPVAESAVAGKTLLFTGTLEGMSRPEASKLAEAHGARVVKAISSKVDYLVAGAKAGSKLRKAQELGVEVLDLEQFLAMVQAPGAETPAENAVEFDTVSEGSAEPEKAASDAQGTEVETRSAGSADQYSLI; encoded by the coding sequence ATGAGCGCCCCTCAGGATATTGTGAAGCAGGTGGAAAAACTGCGTGAGGAACTGGAATACCATAATCGCCAGTATTATGTTCTGGATACTCCAGAAATTGAAGATAATGAATATGATGCGCTTTTTCGCCAGCTCCGGGCGCTTGAAGAGCAGTATCCAGAGCTTGATGATCCGAACTCTCCAACCCGCCGAGTTGGTGGGCAGGCCGCTCCCGGTTTTGAACAACAGCAGCATAGTCTGCCCATGTATAGCCTTGATAACGTTTTTGACCTTGATGGCTGGAGTGCTTTTGTCGACCGGGTCCACCGTGGGCTTGATGGTTTTGGCCGGGTTGCTTTTTGGGTGGACCCCAAGCTCGACGGTCTGGCCTGCGAGATTGTGTATGAAAATGGGCAGATGACCCTTGCCCTGACTCGTGGCGACGGTGTGACTGGCGAAGTCGTGACCACAAACATGCGGACTGTGCGCAATCTTCCACTCCAGCTCAAGAGTTCTCCGCTGCCAACCCGTCTTGAAGTGCGTGGCGAAGTGGTCATGCTCAAGCGGGATTTTCAGCGCCTGAATGAAATGCAGGAAGAAGAGGGGAACAGGGCCTTTGCCAATCCCCGAAATGCCGCCGCTGGCTCTCTGCGTTTGCTTGATTCGAGCATTACCGCCAAGCGCCGCCTGAGCTTTATTGCCTATGGTGTGGGTGATGTGGCCTTCCCTGAAGGGGCGACGCCGTGGAAGACTCATGGTGAAATGATGGCCTTCCTGGAGGATGCGGGCTTTACTGTACCGTTTCAGGCGAGTTTGTGCGAAAGCCCGGAGGATGTCGCGGCGTATTACCAGCGGCTGACTGACGAGCGTGAGACTCTGCCCGTGGAGATTGACGGCGTTGTCGCCAAGGTTAATTCGCTGGAGGCTCAGCAGGCTTTGGGCTTCACGGCCCGTGCCCCCCGGTTCGCTATGGCCCTCAAGTTTCCGGCTGTAGAAGCTGAGACCATTCTGGAAAGCATTGAGATTCAGGTGGGGCGAACAGGCGTTTTGACTCCTGTTGCGCATTTGCAGCCTGTGGAAGTTGGCGGTGTGACTGTTTCCCGCGCGACCCTGCACAATGAGGAAGAAATTCAGAAAAAAGGGCTGCTGGTTGGCGACACTGTCAAGGTGCGCCGAGCTGGGGATGTTATTCCTGAGGTTGTCCGTCCGGTGACGGAAAAACGTACGGGCAAAGAAGAAAAATTTGTTTTCCCTACCAGCTGCCCTTCCTGTGGCTCTTCTGTTGAGCGCCTCCCCGGAGAGGTTGCCCTGCGTTGTCTGAATGTCTCCTGTCCGTCGGTCATGCGCCGCAAGCTGACGCATTTTGTCTCCAAGGCCGGTCTGGACATGACCCGTGTGGGCGTGAAGCTGGTTGAACAGCTTATCGACAAGGGGATTGTTTCGCACCCTGCTGATCTTTTCCGCCTGCATCGGGCTGAGCTGCACAAGCTTGACCGGATGGGGGAGAAGACCATTGATAACACTATGAAAGCCATTGACGCTGCCCGAACGGAGTCCAGCCTTGAGCGGCTTATTGCGGCTATGGGCATTCGTCACGTTGGCGAGCAGACCGCAAAAACACTGGCTCGGTCCTTTGAGGACCTTGAGGCCATTGGTGCTGCGACAGTGGAAGAATTGACGGCGTTGCCGGACATTGGGCCAGAAGTTGCGGGAAGCATACACGCGTTTTTCCGTAATGCAGACAATCACAGAATGATTGAAGACTTTCGTGAAATTGGTTTGTGGCCTCGTGGAGGAAAGGGCGAAGAGCCTGTGGCAGAGAGTGCAGTTGCAGGCAAGACACTGCTCTTTACTGGAACGCTGGAAGGCATGTCGCGACCAGAAGCCAGCAAGCTGGCCGAGGCGCATGGTGCCCGTGTCGTGAAAGCCATTTCGTCCAAGGTCGACTATCTTGTTGCTGGTGCAAAAGCTGGCAGTAAGCTCCGCAAGGCGCAGGAGCTTGGGGTTGAGGTCCTTGACCTTGAGCAGTTCCTTGCCATGGTTCAGGCTCCGGGAGCAGAAACTCCGGCAGAGAATGCTGTAGAGTTTGATACTGTTTCAGAGGGGAGCGCAGAGCCAGAAAAGGCTGCGAGTGACGCTCAGGGCACAGAAGTGGAAACACGGAGTGCGGGAAGCGCAGACCAGTATTCACTTATTTAG
- a CDS encoding mechanosensitive ion channel family protein: MWEEILRQLNVSQWVASIMGWVSVNSLRIPVALVFFLVGRWVAKRLANMVRHMVMRHRSDGLLANFLAGCTYYALLTAIIISALGQLGLNVTSLVAILGAAGLAVGLALKNSLSNFAAGAMLVLFHPFKVGDYIEGAGTSGTVQKLNIFQTILTTPDNKMVFVPNGKLLDSVIVNVTHNTTRRLDMVVGVSYDANLSKTKEILLSVLEADDAVLKDPAPNVAVHELADSSVNLIVRPWVNTSDYWATHWRLKEGLKNALDDAGISIPFPQQDVHVHGLSLGEKEGRPLDEAKPENA, from the coding sequence ATGTGGGAAGAGATTTTACGTCAGCTTAATGTATCACAATGGGTTGCTTCGATTATGGGCTGGGTTTCTGTGAACAGCCTGCGAATTCCTGTTGCACTTGTGTTTTTCCTGGTTGGGCGCTGGGTTGCCAAGCGTCTGGCTAATATGGTTCGGCACATGGTTATGCGTCACCGAAGCGATGGCCTGCTCGCCAACTTTCTCGCGGGCTGTACCTATTACGCCCTGCTTACCGCAATTATCATTTCTGCGCTCGGGCAGCTGGGGCTTAATGTCACATCGCTCGTCGCCATTTTGGGTGCTGCTGGCTTGGCTGTCGGCCTTGCGCTCAAAAATTCTCTGTCGAATTTTGCCGCCGGGGCTATGCTGGTCTTGTTTCATCCTTTCAAGGTCGGCGACTACATTGAAGGCGCTGGGACCTCTGGCACTGTTCAAAAACTGAACATTTTTCAGACAATTTTGACAACGCCAGACAACAAGATGGTTTTTGTGCCTAATGGCAAGCTTTTGGACAGCGTTATTGTGAACGTCACACACAATACGACCCGTCGGCTTGATATGGTTGTGGGTGTTTCGTATGACGCGAATCTTTCTAAGACGAAAGAGATCCTTCTTTCTGTGCTGGAGGCTGATGATGCCGTTTTGAAAGATCCTGCACCCAATGTTGCCGTGCATGAGCTGGCGGATTCGTCAGTGAATTTGATTGTACGTCCGTGGGTCAACACGTCCGATTACTGGGCAACGCACTGGCGCCTCAAGGAAGGGCTGAAAAATGCTCTGGATGATGCGGGTATTTCTATCCCGTTCCCGCAGCAGGATGTGCATGTGCATGGTTTGAGTCTGGGAGAAAAAGAGGGCAGGCCCTTGGATGAGGCGAAGCCTGAGAATGCATAG
- the uvrB gene encoding excinuclease ABC subunit UvrB has product MPSRENISFDVPFQVESPFDPAGDQPQAIEGLAESIQQGVEDQVLLGVTGSGKTFTVAKVIEAVQRPALILAPNKTLAAQLYNEFRQLFPHNAVEYFVSYYDYYQPEAYLPHSDTYIEKDSSINDEIDKLRHAATHALLTRRDVIIVASVSCIYGLGSPEYYSRMVIPLEVGLQLSRDKLVERLVEVHYERNDYDFHRGTFRIRGDVLEILPAYSNQQALRVEFFGDEVDSVKETDPVTGKILQDVRKTVIFPASHYVSDRPNLQRAMDDIRDELGERLREYERDKKYLERQRIEQRTQLDLEMIEELGYCNGIENYSRHLDGRQKDEPPATLLDYFPDDFLLFVDESHVTVPQIGGMYNGDRSRKKTLVEFGFRLPSALDNRPLNFEEFLERKRQAVYVSATPGPWEMERSQGILVEQIIRPTGLIDPQIDVRPVEGQVDDLLAECRTRRERGERVLVTTLTKRMAEDLTEYLQTMGVKARYMHSDIDTLERVAILQALRRGEFDVLVGINLLREGLDLPEVSLVAILDGDKEGFLRSTRSLIQTFGRAARNADGEVIIYADTVTRSMKAALEETDRRRERQVEFNTEHGIVPKTIFKKMDNPLDSLYTKSESKDGSSAQNALEIDSDPKALAAEIKLLEREMRAAAKELEFERAAELRDRIAQLREALRVLG; this is encoded by the coding sequence ATGCCATCACGAGAGAATATTTCTTTTGACGTTCCGTTTCAGGTCGAAAGCCCTTTTGACCCTGCAGGCGATCAGCCACAGGCTATTGAGGGGCTTGCCGAAAGCATCCAGCAGGGTGTGGAAGATCAGGTGCTCCTTGGAGTTACAGGGTCTGGCAAAACCTTTACCGTGGCCAAGGTGATTGAGGCGGTCCAGCGCCCTGCGCTTATCCTCGCCCCCAACAAAACGCTGGCAGCACAGCTCTACAATGAATTCCGGCAGCTTTTCCCACATAATGCCGTGGAATATTTTGTGAGCTATTATGACTATTATCAGCCGGAAGCCTACCTGCCGCACTCCGACACCTATATCGAGAAAGACTCGTCCATTAATGACGAGATTGACAAGTTGCGCCATGCCGCGACGCACGCGCTCCTGACGCGGCGCGATGTCATTATCGTGGCCTCAGTGAGCTGCATCTATGGCCTTGGCTCTCCGGAGTATTATTCGCGAATGGTTATTCCGTTGGAAGTGGGGCTGCAGCTGAGCCGGGACAAACTTGTTGAACGGCTGGTTGAGGTACATTACGAGCGCAATGACTATGATTTCCATCGTGGAACCTTTCGCATTCGTGGAGATGTCCTCGAGATTTTGCCTGCGTACTCCAATCAGCAGGCTTTGCGCGTGGAGTTCTTTGGTGATGAAGTCGATTCGGTCAAGGAAACGGACCCCGTGACAGGGAAAATTTTGCAGGACGTGCGCAAGACCGTCATTTTTCCTGCGAGTCATTATGTCTCTGACCGTCCAAACCTCCAGCGCGCTATGGATGACATTCGCGACGAGCTGGGCGAACGGCTCCGGGAATATGAGCGGGACAAGAAATATCTGGAGCGTCAGCGCATTGAACAGCGTACCCAGCTTGATTTGGAGATGATTGAAGAGCTGGGCTACTGCAATGGCATTGAAAACTATTCCCGGCATCTTGATGGGCGTCAGAAAGACGAGCCACCAGCGACTCTGCTGGATTATTTCCCTGATGATTTTTTGCTCTTTGTGGATGAATCGCATGTGACCGTGCCCCAGATTGGTGGCATGTATAACGGTGACCGTTCGCGAAAAAAGACTCTCGTGGAGTTTGGGTTCCGTCTGCCATCTGCCTTGGATAACCGCCCGCTGAATTTTGAAGAATTTTTGGAGCGCAAGCGGCAGGCTGTGTATGTGTCGGCAACTCCCGGACCGTGGGAGATGGAGCGTTCACAGGGAATTCTTGTGGAGCAGATTATTCGTCCTACGGGACTCATTGATCCTCAGATTGATGTGCGCCCTGTCGAGGGGCAGGTTGATGACCTGCTGGCCGAGTGCCGGACCCGGCGAGAGCGGGGTGAGCGTGTGCTGGTTACAACCCTGACCAAGCGCATGGCTGAGGACCTGACTGAGTACTTGCAAACAATGGGTGTGAAAGCCCGTTACATGCATTCAGACATTGATACCCTTGAGCGTGTGGCAATTTTGCAGGCATTGCGCCGTGGCGAATTTGATGTGCTGGTGGGCATTAACCTTTTGCGAGAAGGCCTTGACCTCCCAGAGGTCTCGCTTGTTGCAATTTTGGATGGCGACAAGGAAGGCTTCCTGCGTTCAACGCGTTCGCTTATCCAGACTTTTGGCCGTGCCGCGCGAAATGCAGACGGCGAGGTCATCATCTATGCGGACACCGTGACCCGGTCCATGAAAGCTGCGCTTGAGGAGACAGACCGCCGCCGTGAGCGTCAGGTGGAATTCAATACTGAACATGGCATCGTTCCCAAGACGATTTTCAAAAAAATGGATAATCCGCTGGATTCACTGTATACTAAGAGTGAATCCAAAGACGGTTCCAGCGCGCAGAATGCACTGGAGATTGACTCTGACCCCAAGGCCTTGGCCGCAGAAATTAAACTGCTGGAGCGCGAGATGCGTGCCGCTGCCAAAGAACTGGAATTTGAACGTGCTGCCGAGCTGCGGGATCGTATTGCACAGCTTCGGGAAGCGCTTCGGGTGCTTGGGTAA
- the aat gene encoding leucyl/phenylalanyl-tRNA--protein transferase translates to MQCVGYDEWLFPDPRLAEKDAPLAFGGDLSVERLVVGYANGIFPWYGPNEPILWWCPDPRCVLRPSEVHIPKSLRRVVNSGCYTITIDTAFREVMESCARVPREGQDGTWIVPEIIDAYEQLNNLGLAHSVEAWDDGELVGGLYGVAIGQVFFGESMFFTLPDASKVAFVYLARLLARWDYQLIDCQQTTQHLLRFGAHEISRDSFLDMVEEYREGPVFDDAWTLPEAYNPLRDQPSRSAQ, encoded by the coding sequence ATGCAGTGTGTTGGATATGACGAATGGCTTTTCCCTGATCCCCGCCTTGCGGAGAAGGATGCTCCGCTGGCTTTTGGCGGAGATTTGTCTGTAGAGCGGCTTGTGGTTGGCTATGCGAACGGAATTTTTCCGTGGTATGGCCCAAACGAGCCTATTTTGTGGTGGTGTCCCGATCCTCGGTGTGTGTTGCGGCCAAGTGAAGTACATATCCCAAAATCATTGCGCCGGGTGGTGAATTCCGGGTGCTATACCATCACGATTGATACGGCATTCCGAGAGGTGATGGAGAGCTGTGCCAGAGTGCCCAGAGAAGGACAGGACGGGACCTGGATTGTCCCAGAGATCATTGATGCGTATGAACAGCTCAATAATCTTGGGCTGGCGCATTCTGTTGAGGCCTGGGACGACGGGGAGCTTGTTGGCGGCCTGTATGGGGTTGCCATCGGGCAGGTCTTTTTTGGGGAATCAATGTTTTTTACGCTGCCGGATGCATCAAAGGTCGCTTTTGTGTATTTGGCGCGCTTGCTGGCTCGCTGGGATTATCAGCTCATTGACTGCCAGCAGACAACACAGCATCTGCTGCGCTTTGGTGCGCACGAGATTTCGCGAGACAGCTTTTTGGACATGGTGGAGGAATATCGGGAGGGACCTGTGTTTGATGACGCATGGACTCTGCCAGAAGCATATAATCCTCTGCGTGATCAGCCGTCACGTTCTGCACAATAA
- a CDS encoding potassium channel family protein — translation MGICKVKTAYGTRLRGKVCGQVRMAQLRRRYGSLFPLIMGLVSLVLVFAGGVVAYMQIEGWSFLESFYMVLIALSTVGFEEVHPLSDRGMAMTSILIILGVGNFAFLIGSVTQILVEGRIQAVWGRHRVQKTIDKLSDHIIVCGYGRIGGIAAQEILREGIPIVVIENDPELVTSMEDDEVLFIAGDATNDENLIKAGIDRARALITAVSQEASNVYVALMARQMNPDLYIVARADRESHIPRLERAGADRVLLPHVLGGVRMAQSVLRPAVTNFLELTQSKEELDLNMEELFIRPDCALVGKNLVQSQLRQLYNIIVIAIKKADGQMIFNPSAETVLHAEDTLILVGDKENMTELRQGM, via the coding sequence ATGGGCATATGCAAAGTGAAAACGGCGTATGGGACGCGGCTTCGGGGCAAGGTCTGCGGGCAGGTGCGTATGGCACAGCTCCGCAGGCGCTACGGAAGCCTGTTCCCGCTAATAATGGGACTTGTTTCGCTGGTGCTGGTCTTTGCTGGTGGCGTTGTTGCGTACATGCAGATCGAAGGCTGGTCCTTTCTCGAAAGCTTTTACATGGTGCTGATAGCGCTTTCTACGGTTGGGTTTGAAGAGGTTCACCCCCTGTCTGACCGTGGAATGGCCATGACCAGTATTCTCATTATTCTTGGCGTTGGTAACTTTGCATTTCTTATTGGCTCGGTCACTCAGATTTTGGTGGAAGGGCGGATTCAGGCTGTGTGGGGGAGGCATCGCGTGCAAAAGACAATAGACAAGCTTTCGGATCATATTATCGTGTGCGGGTATGGGCGCATTGGTGGCATTGCTGCACAGGAAATTTTGCGGGAAGGTATTCCCATTGTCGTGATTGAAAATGATCCTGAGCTTGTGACAAGTATGGAAGATGATGAGGTTTTGTTCATTGCCGGAGATGCGACGAATGACGAAAACCTCATCAAGGCGGGCATAGACCGGGCGCGAGCACTTATTACTGCTGTGTCGCAGGAAGCGTCTAATGTTTACGTGGCGCTGATGGCCCGGCAGATGAACCCGGATTTGTATATCGTCGCCCGGGCAGACCGGGAGTCACATATCCCGCGGCTGGAGCGGGCAGGGGCAGACCGTGTGCTTTTACCACATGTCCTTGGTGGTGTGCGTATGGCGCAGTCTGTGCTGCGGCCCGCAGTGACCAACTTTCTTGAGTTGACCCAGTCCAAGGAAGAACTGGATTTGAACATGGAAGAGCTGTTCATTCGTCCAGACTGTGCACTGGTAGGGAAAAATCTTGTTCAGTCACAGCTTCGCCAGCTCTATAATATTATTGTCATTGCCATCAAAAAAGCAGATGGGCAGATGATCTTCAACCCTTCTGCCGAAACTGTGTTGCACGCAGAAGATACGCTTATTCTGGTTGGAGATAAGGAAAACATGACCGAGCTTCGTCAGGGAATGTAG
- a CDS encoding ACT domain-containing protein, protein MKAEQISIFLENRAGRLAELTRVLKENDINIRAMSLADTSDFGILRIIVNDFETARNILKDNGFTVGRTTVVAVEVDDNPGGLYTLLDMLSNAGVNVEYMYAFIQQKGKEAIMIFRFDRTDLAIETLAKNGIRIIPGEELYQM, encoded by the coding sequence ATGAAAGCTGAACAGATTTCCATTTTTCTCGAAAACAGAGCTGGTCGACTCGCAGAACTGACGCGAGTCCTCAAAGAAAATGACATCAATATTCGCGCCATGTCACTTGCCGACACATCGGACTTTGGCATCCTGCGCATTATTGTGAACGACTTTGAAACAGCCCGCAACATCCTCAAGGATAACGGCTTTACTGTCGGCCGCACCACGGTTGTCGCCGTTGAGGTCGACGATAATCCCGGCGGCCTGTACACCCTGCTGGACATGCTTTCAAACGCAGGTGTGAATGTGGAATACATGTACGCATTCATCCAGCAGAAGGGCAAAGAAGCCATTATGATCTTCCGCTTTGACCGCACCGATCTTGCTATCGAAACGCTGGCCAAAAACGGAATCCGCATCATCCCCGGCGAAGAGCTGTACCAGATGTAG
- a CDS encoding SRPBCC family protein, which translates to MCDITPGWLRFNMTCPLPQPMYAGQILTYALRPIPGWTVEWVTEITHVREPLYFVDEQRAGPYSLWHHEHIFKPIPHDETLMIDRVSYRLPFGPLGRLVHAALVRRRLDTIFDFRHQAIDAAFPEKKGAPEHSL; encoded by the coding sequence TTGTGTGACATCACGCCCGGCTGGCTCAGGTTCAACATGACCTGCCCCCTGCCCCAGCCCATGTACGCAGGACAAATTCTTACATACGCCCTGCGCCCAATTCCCGGCTGGACCGTGGAGTGGGTCACAGAGATTACCCATGTCCGGGAACCACTTTACTTTGTTGATGAGCAGCGGGCAGGGCCGTATAGTCTCTGGCATCATGAGCACATATTCAAACCCATACCGCATGACGAAACACTCATGATAGATCGGGTGTCCTACCGGCTTCCCTTTGGTCCTTTAGGTCGCCTGGTCCATGCTGCACTCGTACGCCGCCGTCTCGACACCATCTTTGACTTTCGCCATCAGGCCATTGATGCCGCTTTCCCAGAAAAAAAGGGAGCGCCGGAGCACTCCCTCTAA